TAATCttgccatgaacatgggatgaTTGATGGAACATTTACTTACTTTATCCTTGCCAGAATAGCATTAATGTATCCTCTTATGTCTAATGTGGCTCACCTAGATATTTCTTTAACAGATGGAGTCTAAGTTGAACAACAGACCATACAAATATAATCCCATTTCAGGCTGGAACCTGAGGGAAGGGATTGTGCTTCTTTCAAAGAAAGGAGATCCTATTGGTCTAATGTGAGATACAtgatcttattctttcttttcttctctagtaTAGTCTACCCCACTACTCACATTCATTCATGCTGCAGTGGAAACTAAAGAGTTCAAATTAGCCCATGGGAGGGCACCAGAAATTCAGCCCACTAAGGGTTCTCTTGTGGCCTCTGAACCACGATCCCTGAAAATTGGAACACGTATGAATTTGGTGTTTTGTGCTCAGCCCTGGGAAAAAGTATTTCCTTGTATCTTCTCTTAATGTCACAGTCTTTGTAGGGAAACCCAAATCTTTCAGTGCTACAAGGTAGGGATATGAAGAATGAGGCTAAAGTGGGTAGCCAGGCTAAGGGTATGACAGGATTATTGACATTTGCAGAGATAAATTCAGAACAGGGAATGTACCTCCAAACTTAGGTGGGATAAATTTTGTTTCCTGGGGCACAAGTGTTTCAGTTGTATATTTTCCTCCTAACTTCAGCTGCCTCTGATGCCACCACTGCTGCAGCCACCACAGCTGCAGCCACCACTGCTGCGGCCACCACTGCTGCGGCCACCACTGCAGCTGCCACCACTGCAGCCCCTGGCTCCACAACCAGTGCTGCTCAAAGCACCACTAAATTTGGTAAGTTCTACTCATCTAAATGATTTCTTTATGGGCCTCCTGGATTTCCTGTTTCTTGGATTCTATTGTTAGTGTAAACTCTCTTATGAGGAGGAGTTGGGTattggggagggtgggagggtgaAGCCCCGAGAAAACTCTGTTTTCATTATTCTCTAATTCCTTTTGATTTCAAAAATCAAGTAAGCTAGATCTCAGAGAAGCCTGAGTTTGCAACCTCTTGTCCACTATTATTACTTGCATGGTCTTGAAACACTAGCATTTCATAGGGAGAATTCATCTTGGTAGAAATACCATTGAAAAGACCACAATAAGTTTCTCCTTTGAACCAGGTTACTGTTTatgcttgtgtttttctttttcatcaaaaaagtttctgtttctttgaaagacttTTCCAAAAATAGACAACAGTTCTAAAATGATGCTTCTTTGAAGCAGAAGCTTCTGAGCATCATTTAGGATATTTCTGGGAATTTGAACATTCTTTGAGGCTCAAGATAGTACAGTTTTCCTAGTTGTGGTTCGTCTTTCCTGTCCTTCAACACTCATGGAACATCAGTTACAAAATTTGAGTGTGGACATATGCCAGACATTTCAGTATATAGTTCACATATCAATGTAATTTAAATCTCAGAGACATTACCAAATAAACTctgtaaagatgaagaaatggaaaacttacAATGAAAGACTTTCCCCTGAACATATGGGAGAGATTGGATTTGTACTTAAAGTCTTgaggaaacattttcaaatatggCTTATAGTCTTCCGTATTGGGGCCATTGATTTTCACCTTGGTCAAGGATGTGCAGTGGCAGCCAATGTGGGTGGGTGGGAAAGGAGTAATACCTTTTGAGAAGAAGACTGGTTGCTTTGTGCTCTAGTGGAAGGAAAATGAATGCATATTGGCTTACTTCATGTTCTCTCTAAACTTCAAGCTTCCCTAGGCTCCTGTCTAGGTTGTAGAAcctgttttttggggggatgaACATGTCATATTCCTTTGACTCCatggaatttagtgccatttgaCTTTTGTTAGTCTCCTTGCAGATTTCCAAGAAAGAAGCCacattcttcatctttttttgaaACCCTATtgacaatatattttattgtccTGCAGGCCTCTggaattctttgaagaaaataataggaTGAAATATTACTAAAATGGAATTAGCCTGGGCCTTCTGCATTTGATCCTGCTGGGCTCAGCCACAATGCCCcctcatttaatttaattcaactaCTTACTACGTGTACCATCTCTTTCTTATCCCTAAtcattttgtctgttttccaataaaaaataatactgagcAACAccaaaagtcatttatttttaagtggttaGAGAGTGGTTGTCCAATGATTCTGTCACTCCCAATGACAGATGCTTTGAATTTTATCTAGTCTTTCCTGTGTGATTGTGAATTATATTTTGTACACGTGTCCccagtttttaaatataagacaAACTTCTTGGACATATCACTAGAGACTAGTTTTCTCTCACTTGAATGCACTAATCAACATTTACTAGTCAATGAAGTCTATTTTGGATACCATCAAACTCTACTATTAACTGAGTCACGATTATACTTTTTTCTATAATGACTTAAGAGGTGAGAAGCAAGAGAGCAGTCTTGCCTCTGGGAATGGGCCTGGCACAGCTGGTCTTTGGAGGTGTTAGGGGCTGGTCGGGCTGAGGGCTAGGAAATGGTGCTCTCCCATTGCATACATACAAAGTCACAGAAGATCAAAGGCAGTTCTGtgatgaaagaggaaaagagcaggATCACTTTCCAGTGTTGTTTCATGCAGACAGAAGCAATGCTAGTGTACCAAACCACAACAGCACAGAACCCTTTTTCCCAATTAGTGAGTGGTGCTGCTTCATTCCTATCTCAGCTTTGCCTCATTCAATTCTCTTCTGCTTCTTGAAATTTTTCGTAAGATCCTCATTTATAGCATACTCATACTTCCTGACTGCTTCCAATCTAGGACAAGGCCTGCTTCCCTAATAACCTAACTTCCCCCAAAATCACCTAACACAAGCCCCATTTCTATGTAAGTGTCTTCTAAAATCCTTAAGCTGGGACACCTCCTTAAAGTTCACTGTGTGTATGTTCTTCCCCACTGCAGTGATGATGAAACCAATCTGCTGAGCTACATTTGGGTTCTTGGTGGATTTTGGCTGGAGGGCTTAGACACCTGACCTCATAATAAGATGGATATTGTGTATGAGTGAGTAGTGGTGTGATATCCTTTCTGACATCTGTCCAGTTTTTACACACTTTCTCAATGGGAATCTTTAATCTTACCTTAGTTCTTACCAGCAGTACACAATTCATAAAAAGCAACATGTTTATGCTTTCATAAGGAAGTGATTGATTTTTGGATTTGTCCcactaaatcttttttattagttAAAAACAATTCTGGTCTGCCAATGGATGAGAGGTATAGGATATTATTGAAGATTGAGTAGGTTGTGTTCTGATTGATCTGGACTCGATGGAATCAAGGCTACGTAGGAAGTGCAACCTGCCTAAAGGGATTGGTATACCTTAAAAGACTTAGTTAACACCTTCATTTCCATAAGAGTTTGAGTCACCCTTGTATAATATGAATTTTCAGATACTAGATCTCAgtgtatgtttattaaatatctacAGGGAAATATGTGTATATTAGCATGTTGCCATAATTTAGTTAGACAAGGTTTGGGGTTAATGACGACTAGGGGCCAATTAGCACATATTATGATCAGTCTTTCCTCAGAGGAATAAATTCAAAGAAGGAAACCTTTTGTATCCACAGAACACCTGGAGGGTAGTGGAAATTGCCAGCTAATATTCCAGGCTGAGTCCCATCTGCAAAGTTCATGAAAATTATCTCAGCTGGAGCTATAGTGATATTGCTCAAA
This genomic interval from Mustela erminea isolate mMusErm1 chromosome 6, mMusErm1.Pri, whole genome shotgun sequence contains the following:
- the LOC116592438 gene encoding facilitator of iron transport 3-like isoform X2, with protein sequence MKVLAMLVLVAVSTFLVSGQSTTSAPSGSSTAASDATTAAATTAAATTAAATTAAPGSTTSAAQSTTKSGLWNSLKKIIG
- the LOC116592438 gene encoding facilitator of iron transport 3-like isoform X1 yields the protein MKVLAMLVLVAVSTFLVSGQSTTSAPSGSSTAASDATTAAATTAAATTAAATTAAATTAAATTAAPGSTTSAAQSTTKSGLWNSLKKIIG